A window of the Balaenoptera acutorostrata chromosome 13, mBalAcu1.1, whole genome shotgun sequence genome harbors these coding sequences:
- the LOC103000995 gene encoding pre-B lymphocyte protein 3 produces the protein MACWHLALLLTGVLLAASQPTLTQPDTLLVFPGQVAQLSCMLSPRHATVGDYGVSWYQQRAGSAPRLLLHYRSEEDHHRPPDIPDRFSAATDAAHNACILTISPVQPEDAADYYCSVGYIP, from the exons ATGGCCTGTTGGCATCTGGCCCTCCTTCTGACTGGGGTCCTCCTGGCAG cCTCCCAGCCAACCCTGACCCAGCCGGACACACTGCTGGTTTTCCCAGGCCAAGTGGCCCAACTCTCCTGCATGCTCAGCCCCCGCCATGCCACCGTCGGGGACTACGGCGTGTCTTGGTATCAGCAGCGGGCAGGCAGCGCCCCCCGCTTGCTCCTCCACTACCGCTCAGAGGAGGACCACCACCGCCCCCCTGACATCCCTGACCGCTTCTCGGCAGCCACGGATGCAGCCCATAATGCCTGCATCCTGACCATCAGCCCTGTGCAGCCTGAAGACGCCGCGGATTATTACTGCTCCGTGGGCTACATACCCTAG
- the C13H22orf15 gene encoding LOW QUALITY PROTEIN: uncharacterized protein C22orf15 homolog (The sequence of the model RefSeq protein was modified relative to this genomic sequence to represent the inferred CDS: inserted 1 base in 1 codon): MFITVMSGAGCWELVNPWCSLVILITHLRQRGQVPLDATIALLAEDGHLVNLGEGLEEGPSLAPSMGSPLLQERGTYVLVQIIKCKRGAPTCYESLLENLDERCPELAEELRWLSGLXPLGDGWRRHAGTLHGHQEQGPPSRPRRVGFLLSGTH; encoded by the exons ATGTTTATCACGGTGATGTCTGGAG CTGGCTGCTGGGAGCTGGTGAACCCCTGGTGCAGCCTGGTGATCCTCATCACCCACCTGAGGCAGAGGGGGCAGGTGCCCCTGGATg CGACCATCGCCCTCCTGGCTGAGGACGGGCACCTGGTGAACCTGGGTGAGGGACTGGAAGAGGGGCCTTCCCTGGCGCCCTCCATGGGCAGCCCCCTGCTGCAGGAGCGTGGGACCTATGTCCTAGTGCAGATCATCA AGTGCAAGCGTGGGGCCCCCACCTGCTATGAGTCCCTCCTGGAGAACCTGGATGAGCGGTGTCCAGAGCTGGCAG AGGAGCTGCGCTGGCTGTCGGGCC CCCCCCTGGGCGATGGCTGGAGAAGGCACGCCGGCACTCTGCATGGCCACCAGGAGCAAGGCCCTCCTTCACGGCCCCGAAGGGTGGGCTTCCTGCTGTCTGGGACCCACTAG
- the CHCHD10 gene encoding coiled-coil-helix-coiled-coil-helix domain-containing protein 10, mitochondrial, with the protein MPRGSRSMAARPASRNAAPSAHPPAHPPPSAVAPAPAPSGQPGLMAQMATTAAGVAVGSAVGHVVGSALTGALSGGSSEPAQAAAQQAPARAAPQPLQMGPCAYEIRQFLDCSTAQSDLTLCEGFSEALKQCKYNHGLSSLP; encoded by the exons ATGCCCCGGGGGAGCCGTAGCATGGCCGCCCGGCCAGCCAG CCGCAACGCCGCGCCCTCTGCCCACCCGCCCGCGCACCCGCCGCCCTCGGCCGtggccccggcccccgccccgtcGGGCCAGCCCGGCCTGATGGCGCAGATGGCGACCACGGCCGCAGGAGTGGCCGTGGGCTCGGCTGTGGGACACGTCGTGGGCAGCGCCCTGACCGGAGCCTTGAGCGGGGGGAGCTCAGAGCCCGCCCAGGCTGCTGCCCAGCAG GCCCCGGCCCGCGCTGCCCCACAGCCCCTGCAGATGGGGCCCTGCGCCTATGAGATCAGGCAGTTTCTGGACTGCTCCACTGCTCAGAGCGACCTGAccctgtgcgagggcttcagcGAGGCCCTGAAGCAGTGCAAGTACAACCACG GTCTGAGCTCCCTGCCCTGA